A stretch of Aristophania vespae DNA encodes these proteins:
- the lspA gene encoding signal peptidase II produces MAQHRSQIAGKASHRLAERLAGLVIIFLVLLADQVSKYWILYGLKLPEKVSVPVTAWLNFTMVWNHAVTFGMFGGHGPWIFITISLIAVLALFIVLLRSHRWLVCIACGGIIGGAIGNVIDRLNYGAVVDFLHFHVGNWSWYVFNIADSAIVCGVGLWIIDSFIADRRKNISVK; encoded by the coding sequence ATGGCGCAGCATCGGTCTCAGATAGCTGGAAAGGCCTCTCATCGTCTTGCTGAGAGGCTTGCTGGCCTAGTTATTATTTTTCTTGTTTTATTAGCTGATCAGGTTAGCAAATACTGGATTCTTTACGGGCTGAAACTTCCTGAAAAAGTTAGTGTCCCGGTTACAGCTTGGCTTAATTTTACCATGGTGTGGAATCATGCCGTGACCTTTGGCATGTTTGGCGGACATGGGCCGTGGATATTCATTACCATTTCGCTCATAGCCGTTTTGGCTCTTTTTATTGTCCTTTTGCGTAGTCACCGCTGGTTGGTGTGCATAGCTTGTGGAGGGATCATAGGTGGGGCTATCGGTAATGTGATTGACCGCTTAAATTATGGTGCCGTTGTAGATTTTCTACATTTTCATGTAGGAAATTGGTCTTGGTATGTCTTTAACATTGCGGATTCTGCTATTGTATGTGGTGTTGGTTTGTGGATCATTGACTCATTTATTGCAGACAGGCGTAAAAATATTTCTGTAAAGTAA
- a CDS encoding DUF3035 domain-containing protein translates to MNAVRELVMRRVAPFVLRYSVQVGLIGVIGFSLTACSGSDVSRAFGLKRSTPDEYTVTTRTPLSMPPSETFALPGSAKANRPEESPRMQALETLAPDVALNPTEGKASEGQSALVGEIKQSAQGPQNAELGDADAGFVDSLMFWQGGRAGSVVDGEAENQRIQKNMALGQKLDNGATPTMRGK, encoded by the coding sequence ATGAATGCAGTGCGGGAACTGGTCATGCGGCGTGTAGCTCCTTTCGTTTTGAGATATAGCGTTCAAGTGGGTCTTATTGGCGTTATTGGCTTTTCTTTAACAGCGTGTTCTGGAAGCGACGTTTCGCGGGCTTTTGGCCTGAAACGCTCTACACCTGATGAATATACCGTCACAACGCGGACACCACTTTCAATGCCACCATCTGAGACGTTTGCCTTACCTGGCTCAGCCAAAGCAAACCGGCCAGAAGAAAGCCCTCGTATGCAGGCTTTGGAAACATTGGCTCCTGACGTTGCTCTTAATCCTACAGAAGGCAAGGCTAGTGAAGGGCAGAGCGCGCTGGTTGGTGAAATAAAGCAATCTGCCCAGGGACCACAAAATGCTGAACTCGGCGATGCAGATGCCGGTTTTGTTGATAGCCTTATGTTTTGGCAAGGTGGGCGTGCCGGCTCTGTTGTAGATGGCGAAGCAGAAAATCAGCGTATTCAAAAAAATATGGCGCTAGGTCAGAAGCTGGATAATGGTGCTACCCCCACTATGCGAGGAAAATGA
- the mutL gene encoding DNA mismatch repair endonuclease MutL — MTTSFDKSGEHVRASIHRLSDHVVDLIAAGEVVERPAAALKELVENALDAGATRIEVDLWGGGCESIEVTDNGSGIAPDELALAVERHCTSKLNDNQLVHIRTLGFRGEALPSIGASARLSLISRLKGAETAWSITVEGGVKSEPMPSAGEEGTIVIVRDLFFATPARRKFLKSARVEGSHAEMVMRRVALSAPHCAILFRSEGRDVFNLPPQDLKDRVAFILNVPSDSLLTLDEQRGAMRLTGFLCNPGHTRPTGAGQFILVNDRPVIDPVLRTAVRVGYRSVIERGRFPILFLHLHVPFERVDVNVHPAKTELRFADEAEVRAFVIGAIGRVLTRGASQVGGIEADITHFTTQTLPSISTHTRPAHFGVSASASSTPQKKISSSENNKADLGFSPSVRRFPEESVQDLGGFAESQKSYTTPQDSLREELESVEFEQEDYPSQPLGVPIGQIHTTYILSVAPNGDLILTDQHAAHERLTHERLRKRFEEGRISAQVLLLPEVLDLSKSEREALLVCQEELSRLGLEIEAFGEGSLLIRTIPAPLKGGDVTALIRDIAEELIEEGASSARQTDSLDQRFEAIMARMACHGSIRAGRKLNFEEMGALLRDMEQHPRSNTCPHGRPTWLRLTKDALEKMFGRVK; from the coding sequence ATGACAACGTCTTTTGACAAGTCTGGCGAGCATGTTCGTGCTTCTATCCATCGTCTTTCAGACCATGTTGTTGATCTGATTGCAGCAGGTGAAGTGGTCGAGCGGCCCGCAGCTGCTTTAAAAGAACTTGTCGAAAATGCCTTAGATGCTGGTGCAACCCGTATAGAAGTTGATTTGTGGGGTGGTGGTTGCGAGAGCATTGAAGTTACCGATAATGGTAGTGGCATTGCGCCTGATGAGTTGGCCCTGGCGGTTGAGCGGCACTGTACTTCCAAACTTAATGATAATCAGCTCGTTCATATTCGCACACTTGGCTTTAGGGGCGAGGCTTTGCCTTCAATAGGGGCTAGTGCTCGCTTATCTTTGATATCCCGCCTTAAAGGGGCCGAGACAGCCTGGTCAATCACGGTTGAGGGGGGCGTTAAATCTGAGCCCATGCCTTCGGCAGGTGAAGAAGGCACAATTGTTATTGTGCGAGACCTTTTCTTTGCGACGCCAGCAAGAAGAAAATTTCTTAAAAGTGCTCGTGTTGAAGGTAGCCATGCCGAAATGGTTATGCGACGTGTTGCGCTGAGTGCCCCACATTGTGCAATTCTTTTTCGGTCAGAGGGGCGAGACGTCTTTAATCTTCCACCTCAAGATCTTAAAGATCGCGTCGCTTTTATTCTCAACGTGCCATCTGATAGTTTGTTAACTTTAGATGAGCAACGTGGGGCTATGAGATTAACAGGTTTTTTATGTAATCCTGGCCATACCCGCCCTACGGGAGCGGGACAATTTATTTTAGTTAATGATCGTCCTGTCATTGACCCCGTTTTGCGAACGGCAGTACGGGTAGGCTATCGTTCTGTTATAGAACGGGGGCGTTTTCCAATTTTGTTTTTGCATTTGCACGTTCCTTTTGAGCGTGTAGATGTGAATGTGCATCCAGCCAAGACGGAATTACGTTTTGCAGATGAGGCAGAAGTAAGAGCCTTTGTTATAGGCGCTATTGGGCGTGTTCTGACGCGTGGTGCCAGCCAGGTTGGTGGTATTGAGGCTGATATTACACATTTCACAACTCAAACTCTGCCTTCTATATCGACCCATACAAGACCTGCTCATTTTGGGGTATCTGCTTCGGCCTCATCTACACCGCAAAAGAAAATTTCTTCATCTGAAAATAATAAGGCCGATTTGGGATTTTCCCCTTCTGTACGACGTTTTCCAGAGGAAAGTGTGCAGGATTTGGGAGGGTTTGCCGAGTCACAGAAATCATATACAACGCCGCAGGATAGCCTAAGGGAAGAGCTGGAGTCTGTTGAATTTGAGCAAGAAGATTATCCGTCTCAGCCGCTAGGTGTGCCTATAGGTCAGATACATACAACTTATATTTTATCTGTAGCTCCTAATGGCGATTTAATACTGACCGATCAGCATGCGGCGCATGAACGCCTAACTCATGAGCGTTTAAGAAAGCGCTTTGAGGAAGGAAGAATTTCGGCGCAAGTACTTCTTCTTCCTGAGGTTTTGGATCTTTCCAAAAGTGAAAGAGAGGCGCTTTTGGTATGCCAAGAAGAATTATCCCGACTCGGACTTGAGATTGAAGCCTTTGGAGAGGGAAGCCTCCTTATCCGCACCATACCAGCTCCTCTTAAAGGAGGAGACGTAACAGCTCTTATACGCGACATAGCAGAAGAGCTCATTGAAGAGGGTGCAAGTTCAGCACGACAGACTGATAGTTTAGACCAACGTTTTGAAGCTATAATGGCGCGTATGGCATGCCATGGTAGTATTCGGGCGGGGCGAAAGCTCAATTTTGAAGAAATGGGCGCACTCTTGCGCGATATGGAGCAGCATCCTCGCTCTAATACATGTCCTCACGGGCGGCCTACATGGTTGCGCCTTACAAAAGATGCGCTTGAAAAAATGTTTGGTCGCGTAAAATAA
- the dld gene encoding D-lactate dehydrogenase, which yields MDDLMTSLCDIVGKQHVLTRKSQTFRFQRGFRFGGGPVEAVVVPASLVELWRVAQNCVKHNRILIMQAANTGLTGGSTPDGENYDRPIIVVSTKRLKGIHLLEQGKQVVCLPGATLNELEKRLKPIGREPHSVIGSSCIGASVLGGISNNSGGALVQRGPAYTEMALFGRVNEKGELELVNHLGIKLGDDPEAILEKLEKGTFTGDDIVNDARKGHDNDYVRRVKDVESDTPARFNADPDRLYEASGCAGKLVVFAVRLDTFPKEEKTSVFYLGTNDKQVLEKVRRALLTKFDELPIAGEYLHRDTFDIADRYGRDTVAMIRLLGTENLPFFFSIKAQLDLLPHRFKWLPYAFGDRLLQMLSSFLPSQVPERLKAYRDQYEHHLIIQTSEHLAEKLRPWFTTFFKEEAENKGNVFECTPKEGQLALLHRFAAAGAAGRFNIIHRKETGGLLALDVGLRRNDWEWFETLPPEIEDKLAIKLYYGHFLCHVLHQDYVVKKGVDPMAVEHAMWPILDQRGARYPAEHNVGHLYNAPDSMVSHYKTLDPCNCMNPGIGNTTKRKNWAAESVAPQASVAEQGQ from the coding sequence ATGGACGATTTAATGACGAGTCTGTGCGATATTGTGGGAAAACAGCATGTTTTGACACGCAAAAGCCAGACTTTTCGCTTTCAACGTGGTTTTCGTTTTGGAGGAGGACCAGTAGAGGCGGTTGTCGTCCCCGCTAGCCTCGTAGAATTATGGCGTGTGGCGCAAAATTGCGTAAAACACAACCGTATTCTTATTATGCAGGCGGCTAATACAGGCCTTACAGGAGGGTCAACTCCTGATGGCGAAAATTATGATCGTCCAATTATTGTTGTTAGCACGAAGCGCCTGAAGGGCATTCATTTATTAGAGCAAGGGAAGCAGGTCGTTTGTCTTCCTGGCGCTACACTTAATGAGCTTGAAAAACGTCTAAAACCAATTGGGCGTGAGCCACATTCAGTTATTGGATCATCCTGCATTGGGGCTTCCGTTTTGGGTGGGATCAGTAATAATTCTGGCGGAGCGCTTGTGCAGCGTGGCCCTGCTTATACTGAGATGGCACTTTTTGGCCGTGTTAACGAAAAAGGTGAGCTTGAGCTTGTTAATCATTTAGGTATTAAATTAGGTGATGATCCCGAAGCTATTTTGGAAAAACTAGAAAAGGGCACTTTTACAGGCGATGATATTGTAAATGATGCGAGAAAAGGGCACGACAACGATTATGTCCGTCGGGTCAAAGATGTAGAGTCTGACACTCCGGCACGTTTTAATGCCGATCCCGACAGGCTTTATGAAGCTTCAGGCTGTGCAGGAAAGTTAGTTGTCTTTGCAGTGCGACTAGACACCTTTCCAAAAGAAGAAAAGACCAGCGTTTTTTATCTAGGTACTAATGACAAGCAGGTTTTAGAAAAAGTAAGACGTGCTCTATTAACAAAGTTTGATGAATTACCTATTGCAGGCGAGTATCTGCACCGCGATACTTTTGATATTGCTGATCGTTATGGTCGCGACACAGTGGCAATGATTAGGCTTTTAGGTACTGAAAACCTTCCCTTCTTTTTCTCAATAAAAGCACAGTTAGATCTTTTGCCTCATCGCTTTAAGTGGTTGCCTTACGCATTTGGAGATCGCCTATTGCAGATGCTGAGCTCTTTTCTTCCGTCCCAGGTGCCAGAACGCTTAAAAGCATATCGTGATCAATATGAGCACCATCTCATTATTCAGACATCCGAACATTTGGCAGAAAAATTACGCCCCTGGTTTACGACTTTCTTTAAAGAAGAAGCGGAAAATAAAGGGAATGTCTTTGAATGTACGCCAAAAGAGGGACAATTAGCTTTACTTCACCGTTTTGCAGCTGCTGGTGCCGCTGGGCGCTTTAATATTATTCATCGCAAAGAAACAGGCGGGTTATTAGCTCTGGATGTGGGCTTAAGGCGTAATGATTGGGAATGGTTTGAAACATTACCACCAGAAATAGAAGATAAACTGGCCATAAAACTATATTACGGACATTTTCTTTGTCACGTTCTGCATCAGGATTATGTTGTCAAAAAGGGTGTGGACCCTATGGCCGTAGAGCATGCTATGTGGCCAATTTTGGATCAAAGAGGGGCGCGTTATCCTGCTGAGCATAATGTAGGGCATCTTTATAACGCTCCAGATTCAATGGTGAGTCATTATAAAACGCTAGACCCGTGTAACTGCATGAATCCAGGTATTGGTAATACAACAAAACGCAAAAATTGGGCAGCAGAAAGCGTAGCCCCTCAAGCTAGCGTAGCTGAGCAGGGTCAATAG
- a CDS encoding DUF1643 domain-containing protein, translated as MSLTKTDLFSDHFVGSSQPLSLKDDVVSTAIYDGAGKCYRYTLKRVWEENKPLIMWLMMNPSVATEFGDDRTVAKCQRYTRSWGYGGMFVGNSFAYRCTDQKRLLEVTDPVGPLNDHYLLEMAQQAEFVILAYGTPQAKTLQQRGTNVALMLAKAGVPLRAMRLSRKGGRPEHPLYLPSALLPISIDPAQLR; from the coding sequence ATGTCTTTAACTAAAACTGATCTTTTTTCAGACCATTTTGTAGGCTCATCTCAACCACTCAGTTTGAAAGATGACGTTGTCAGTACTGCCATCTATGATGGAGCTGGCAAATGTTACCGTTATACCCTAAAGCGCGTTTGGGAAGAAAATAAGCCACTTATCATGTGGCTTATGATGAATCCCTCAGTCGCTACTGAATTTGGTGATGACCGCACCGTTGCAAAATGTCAGCGTTATACTCGAAGCTGGGGCTATGGCGGCATGTTTGTAGGCAATAGCTTTGCTTATCGCTGCACCGATCAAAAACGTCTTTTAGAGGTAACTGATCCCGTCGGCCCTCTTAATGATCATTATTTATTAGAAATGGCTCAGCAAGCAGAATTTGTGATTTTGGCCTATGGCACTCCGCAAGCCAAAACCTTGCAACAAAGAGGGACAAATGTGGCCTTAATGCTTGCGAAAGCAGGTGTCCCCCTTAGGGCCATGCGTTTAAGCCGGAAAGGCGGACGACCTGAGCATCCGCTTTATCTTCCCTCTGCTTTATTACCTATTTCTATTGACCCTGCTCAGCTACGCTAG
- a CDS encoding transglycosylase SLT domain-containing protein: MRNQYNLGPDPYNPRDNILAGTAYIRQMYEIYGSPGFLAAYNDGPGNVDHYLRQNRPLPKETRNYVKAIGPKIAGIWPKNRSKADLMVARYDRTAQRRSSVDTSSLNTTSLDDGASAAESLTDSSSSSVAAPSDNQSVSSVWASRGFSPASPPVRAKKPRPAPEPKHVVEVRSIPLAHPTRKRGRATDIIQSARTDWAIQIGSYASKKQASVVANKLRHFVVSSKGKTRTTIMAVHVKGRVLYRARYTGLTRAQAYSSCQRLTAITPCFAISP; this comes from the coding sequence TTGCGCAATCAATATAATCTTGGTCCTGACCCCTATAATCCCCGTGATAATATTCTTGCTGGGACCGCTTATATTCGACAAATGTATGAAATTTATGGTTCGCCTGGATTTCTTGCCGCTTATAATGACGGACCTGGCAATGTAGATCATTACCTACGACAAAATAGGCCCCTTCCTAAAGAAACGCGTAATTATGTTAAGGCTATTGGTCCTAAAATTGCCGGCATCTGGCCTAAAAATCGTTCAAAGGCAGACCTCATGGTCGCCCGTTACGACCGCACAGCCCAACGTCGCTCTTCAGTGGACACATCTTCTCTCAACACAACATCCTTAGATGACGGGGCCTCTGCAGCAGAAAGTTTGACAGATAGCTCATCAAGTTCTGTAGCAGCCCCGTCTGACAACCAGTCCGTAAGCTCAGTTTGGGCCTCGCGTGGCTTTTCTCCTGCAAGCCCTCCGGTCCGTGCAAAAAAACCTCGTCCTGCTCCTGAACCCAAGCATGTTGTAGAAGTACGTTCCATTCCTTTGGCCCATCCAACACGAAAAAGAGGGCGCGCTACTGATATTATCCAATCTGCACGCACCGATTGGGCTATACAAATAGGTAGTTATGCAAGCAAAAAACAGGCATCTGTAGTGGCCAATAAATTACGCCATTTTGTTGTTTCTTCCAAAGGCAAAACGCGCACGACAATTATGGCCGTACACGTAAAAGGGCGCGTTCTTTATCGCGCCCGCTATACCGGGCTTACACGAGCTCAAGCCTATAGCAGCTGCCAGCGTCTGACAGCTATTACGCCCTGCTTTGCAATTTCACCATAA
- a CDS encoding glycosyltransferase family protein has protein sequence MKWFFAITEQTLSNDPDHGFIDCIRVAVQSAKENTTLIPHMVFDGQECEFTREMREAGVKVIFHRLHFYDRLLEAQKKQKPEWPNYMMTAAGAFMRLELPLLEKEDKFVLYTDCDVMFLRDPCVEFCRPEIFAACGQFNQQDYYVDMNSGVMVINLERMGNDLPAMVDFLCDNLYHVSGYDQELLRIFYNANWSPLSARFNWKPYWGVNDDATIVHFHAGKPQQHATYWMTILIVSMILFSIHGVTGSLKIRPVMHIMSLCGKIFCVKASQQRLRLIL, from the coding sequence ATGAAGTGGTTTTTTGCTATTACCGAACAAACGCTTTCCAATGATCCGGATCATGGTTTTATTGATTGTATTCGGGTTGCTGTTCAGTCAGCTAAAGAAAATACAACGCTTATTCCGCACATGGTATTTGATGGGCAAGAATGCGAATTTACCCGTGAAATGCGTGAAGCTGGTGTAAAGGTAATTTTCCATAGGCTGCATTTTTATGATCGCCTTTTAGAGGCACAAAAAAAACAAAAGCCCGAATGGCCAAATTATATGATGACGGCCGCTGGTGCGTTTATGCGTCTGGAACTCCCGCTTTTAGAGAAAGAAGATAAGTTTGTTCTCTATACAGACTGTGACGTTATGTTCCTGCGTGATCCATGTGTAGAATTTTGCCGACCTGAGATTTTTGCAGCTTGCGGGCAATTTAATCAGCAGGACTATTACGTTGATATGAATTCAGGGGTCATGGTTATAAACCTGGAACGTATGGGTAATGACCTGCCAGCAATGGTCGATTTTTTATGTGATAATCTGTATCATGTTTCTGGTTATGATCAGGAATTACTGCGTATCTTTTATAATGCGAACTGGTCACCACTCTCGGCTCGCTTTAACTGGAAGCCCTATTGGGGCGTTAATGATGACGCCACTATAGTGCATTTCCATGCTGGTAAACCCCAGCAGCACGCCACTTACTGGATGACCATACTTATCGTGAGCATGATCCTGTTTTCCATACATGGCGTCACTGGTTCTTTAAAAATACGGCCGGTTATGCACATTATGTCCCTTTGTGGGAAGATTTTTTGCGTAAAAGCAAGTCAGCAACGCCTACGACTGATCCTGTAG
- a CDS encoding AbrB family transcriptional regulator, whose protein sequence is METPKNRQGGSDNIFLPKLAQARKISLRWICLLALSAILIGVFLAIHLAAGLMLGPMIAAIIMAIRGKNVTISRPVFALSQAVLACLVVSSLNMTVLIDIAHNWWLMLFSVFSVIIVSFATGAALAWFGVMPGTTALWGSSPGGASTMMLICGSFGADPRLAAFMLYFRVILVAFATSIVAWLVSAGHNIPYLPPVPKGDLLPTLIFVVVTGLISTRIKFPAAPLLLTMVIGAVIQLSGLFAISTPQWMRIPAYLIIGWSIGLRFTLPVLQHAMRALPAVIFSSTILVGTCALIAIPVAKLAHIDLLSAYLATSPGGLDTVIIISAGAPVDLPFIISLQTARLLAVLALGPLIAKPVGRWLENHSPKRKTSR, encoded by the coding sequence ATGGAAACACCTAAAAATAGACAGGGCGGGTCAGATAACATCTTTCTGCCTAAGTTGGCACAGGCTCGCAAGATTAGCCTTCGTTGGATATGTCTCCTAGCTCTCTCTGCTATTTTAATTGGTGTTTTTTTAGCTATTCATTTAGCAGCAGGTCTCATGTTAGGCCCAATGATAGCCGCCATTATTATGGCTATCAGAGGCAAGAATGTGACGATCAGCCGCCCTGTTTTTGCACTATCACAGGCTGTATTGGCCTGCTTGGTTGTGAGCAGTCTCAATATGACTGTTTTAATCGACATAGCGCATAATTGGTGGCTCATGCTTTTTAGCGTTTTCTCAGTCATTATCGTAAGCTTTGCGACAGGCGCCGCCCTCGCTTGGTTTGGTGTTATGCCTGGAACAACAGCTTTATGGGGCTCGTCACCGGGCGGGGCCTCAACCATGATGCTCATTTGTGGCTCTTTTGGTGCCGACCCACGCCTAGCCGCGTTTATGCTTTATTTTCGTGTAATTCTGGTTGCCTTTGCGACATCTATTGTCGCGTGGCTGGTGTCGGCAGGGCACAATATCCCTTATTTACCTCCTGTTCCCAAAGGCGATCTGCTCCCGACATTGATTTTTGTGGTTGTGACAGGACTAATAAGCACCCGCATCAAATTTCCCGCCGCACCTTTGCTCCTTACAATGGTTATAGGGGCTGTTATTCAACTTTCAGGCTTATTTGCCATTTCAACCCCTCAATGGATGCGCATTCCAGCCTATCTTATTATTGGTTGGTCTATAGGGCTGCGTTTTACTCTGCCCGTTTTACAACACGCAATGCGTGCTTTGCCGGCGGTTATTTTCTCATCTACCATTCTTGTAGGAACGTGCGCCTTAATCGCCATTCCAGTTGCAAAACTCGCTCACATTGATCTTTTGAGTGCTTATTTAGCAACGAGTCCGGGAGGCCTAGATACTGTTATTATTATCAGTGCTGGAGCACCTGTCGATCTTCCATTTATTATCTCTTTACAAACAGCACGGCTTTTGGCTGTGCTAGCCCTCGGTCCTCTGATTGCCAAACCAGTTGGACGCTGGCTTGAAAACCATTCACCAAAAAGAAAAACCTCTCGTTAA
- a CDS encoding SspB family protein, whose protein sequence is MTDDFNGPDDFDPTTPDSLIPYETWLENAHRNVMLDALEYVSRNGLAGEHHFYITFLTNLTGVDIPQRLKDRYPREMTIVLQHQFKNLNVDRQNKTMSVGLSFGGIPSTLTIPINAIIAFADPHVQFGLRFSAPTFSEDDNTEALPSTEDRDSVTMIHDLQPSSIEAKKTPISPEKRQEAEVVSLAAFRKRHPSTEDNTPNGNT, encoded by the coding sequence ATGACCGACGATTTTAACGGACCCGATGATTTCGACCCTACTACACCAGACAGTCTCATCCCGTATGAGACGTGGTTAGAAAACGCTCATCGAAACGTCATGCTTGACGCGCTGGAATATGTAAGCCGAAATGGTTTAGCCGGTGAGCATCATTTTTACATTACATTTTTGACTAATCTTACAGGCGTTGATATTCCGCAACGCCTTAAAGACCGTTATCCACGTGAAATGACAATTGTTCTACAGCATCAATTTAAAAATCTTAACGTTGATCGCCAGAACAAAACTATGTCTGTAGGGCTGTCATTTGGCGGCATACCAAGCACACTGACTATTCCAATAAATGCCATTATCGCATTTGCTGATCCTCATGTACAATTTGGTCTCAGATTTTCTGCTCCTACATTTAGCGAAGATGATAACACCGAAGCCCTTCCTTCTACTGAAGATAGGGATAGTGTAACGATGATTCACGATTTACAGCCTTCTTCTATAGAAGCGAAAAAAACTCCCATTTCTCCCGAAAAACGCCAGGAAGCAGAAGTGGTAAGTCTGGCTGCTTTCCGCAAGCGGCACCCTAGTACAGAAGATAACACTCCTAATGGAAACACCTAA
- the thyX gene encoding FAD-dependent thymidylate synthase — translation MALTKEQRAEITAQRNTPQETSRPTVPAMEALLFEPLEVLDHGFIRVVDYMGDDSAIVQAARVSYGKGTKRVSEDAGLIRYLMRHRHSSPFEMCEIKFHVKLPLFVARQWIRHRMANVNEYSARYSVLDREFYMPDLTQVSTQSSTNNQGRGEALDASQAQEVLDILRRDAAQCYDDYEHMLLPENGGVARELARINLTLNMYTQWYWKIDLHNLMHFLALRAESHAQYEIRVYAEKMLEILKAWVPQTAAAFEEYRLGSYSFSASMLKVLRRLLAGESVTQETSHLTKREWAEMMAVLENKAL, via the coding sequence GTGGCCCTGACAAAAGAACAGCGTGCAGAGATTACAGCTCAGCGTAATACCCCTCAAGAAACGTCTAGGCCCACAGTTCCCGCGATGGAAGCACTGCTTTTTGAACCCTTAGAGGTTTTAGATCATGGCTTTATTCGTGTTGTTGATTATATGGGTGATGATAGCGCTATCGTGCAGGCAGCGCGTGTCTCTTATGGCAAAGGAACCAAACGCGTTTCAGAAGATGCGGGTTTAATCCGTTATTTAATGCGTCATCGTCATTCTTCTCCTTTTGAAATGTGTGAAATTAAATTTCACGTAAAATTACCACTTTTTGTAGCCCGGCAGTGGATTCGTCACCGCATGGCCAATGTGAATGAATATTCTGCACGTTATTCTGTGCTGGACCGTGAATTTTATATGCCTGACCTTACCCAGGTCTCGACGCAAAGTTCCACCAATAACCAAGGTAGGGGCGAAGCGCTTGATGCCTCACAGGCTCAAGAGGTTCTAGACATTTTGCGGCGCGATGCTGCACAGTGCTATGATGATTACGAGCATATGCTTTTGCCAGAAAATGGGGGTGTAGCTAGGGAGTTAGCTCGTATTAACTTAACGCTCAATATGTATACTCAGTGGTACTGGAAGATTGATTTGCACAATCTTATGCATTTTTTAGCGTTGCGTGCTGAGTCTCATGCGCAGTATGAAATTCGTGTTTATGCCGAAAAAATGCTTGAGATTCTAAAGGCCTGGGTTCCACAGACAGCCGCCGCATTTGAAGAATATCGTCTTGGTTCCTATAGTTTTTCTGCTAGTATGCTAAAGGTTTTACGCCGTCTTTTGGCAGGCGAATCTGTTACACAGGAAACGTCTCATCTTACCAAAAGAGAATGGGCAGAGATGATGGCAGTTTTAGAAAACAAAGCGCTATAA